The following are encoded in a window of Qipengyuania soli genomic DNA:
- a CDS encoding NAD(P)/FAD-dependent oxidoreductase, translating to MSDQIDDCIIVGAGPAGLTAAIYLARYHLSIRLFDCGTSRASWIPTSHNHAGFPDGIHGEDLLERMREQAARYGALREPKRVTDLKKDGKVFIVTCDDLEFRARSVLLATGVVNNRPDGIDAQLHDEAMSRGLIRYCPVCDGYEVTDKKVAVIGTGDHGTAEAQFIRTYTADLTLVSPGGDHDLSEQCSKALETAGIARVAGPCGGFAIENGRIAFDTAEGRMHFDSMYPALGSVVRSGLAVSCGAKVGEDDCIIVDDHMETSVPGLFAAGDVVIGLDQISHAMGQAGVAATTIRNHLAEERPLRR from the coding sequence ATGAGCGACCAAATCGACGACTGCATCATCGTTGGCGCAGGGCCGGCCGGCCTGACCGCAGCGATATACCTTGCCCGCTACCACCTCTCGATCCGCCTGTTCGACTGCGGGACGAGCCGCGCAAGCTGGATCCCGACGAGCCACAACCACGCCGGGTTTCCCGATGGCATCCATGGTGAGGACTTGCTCGAGAGGATGCGGGAGCAGGCAGCGCGCTACGGCGCCCTGAGGGAACCCAAGCGGGTGACCGACCTCAAAAAGGACGGGAAGGTCTTCATCGTCACCTGTGACGACCTGGAATTTCGCGCACGCAGCGTCCTGCTCGCCACGGGTGTCGTCAACAATCGCCCCGATGGCATCGACGCGCAATTGCACGACGAGGCGATGAGTCGCGGCCTCATTCGCTATTGCCCCGTCTGCGACGGTTACGAGGTCACCGACAAGAAGGTCGCGGTCATCGGCACGGGCGACCATGGCACGGCCGAGGCGCAATTCATCCGCACCTATACTGCCGACCTGACGCTGGTTTCGCCGGGGGGCGACCATGATCTTTCCGAGCAGTGCTCCAAGGCGCTCGAAACCGCCGGGATAGCAAGGGTCGCCGGCCCTTGTGGCGGCTTCGCTATCGAGAACGGCCGGATCGCATTCGACACCGCCGAAGGCCGAATGCATTTCGATTCGATGTACCCCGCCCTCGGTTCGGTCGTCCGCTCGGGCCTTGCCGTCTCGTGCGGTGCGAAAGTGGGCGAGGATGACTGCATCATCGTCGACGATCACATGGAAACGAGCGTGCCGGGCCTCTTCGCGGCAGGCGATGTCGTCATCGGCCTCGACCAGATCAGCCATGCGATGGGTCAGGCAGGCGTGGCCGCCACGACAATCCGCAACCACCTTGCTGAAGAGCGACCTCTCAGGCGCTAA
- the trmD gene encoding tRNA (guanosine(37)-N1)-methyltransferase TrmD: MSFAATILTLYPEMFPGPLGVSLAGRAMERGDWSCEAVQVRDFAKDKHRTVDDTPAGGGAGMVLKPDVIGAALASVADDRPILAMTPRGKPITQERIREIAAGPGLTILCGRFEGFDERIFEAFPQVEQVSLADIVLSGGEPAALAILDACIRLLPGVMGAPTSGHEESFEDGLLEYPQYTRPQEWEGRTIPEVLRSGDHAKIAAWRKARSEEDTRLRRPDLWERYSDARDRPASGARRKD; this comes from the coding sequence ATGAGTTTCGCCGCGACCATCCTTACACTCTATCCCGAAATGTTTCCGGGCCCGCTCGGCGTTTCGCTCGCCGGGAGGGCAATGGAGCGCGGCGACTGGTCGTGCGAGGCGGTCCAGGTTCGCGATTTCGCGAAGGACAAGCATCGCACCGTGGACGATACACCGGCGGGTGGTGGGGCAGGGATGGTGCTCAAGCCTGACGTCATCGGAGCAGCGCTTGCGAGCGTTGCAGATGACCGACCGATACTCGCAATGACTCCGCGCGGGAAACCGATCACTCAGGAACGCATTCGCGAGATCGCTGCCGGTCCGGGGTTGACCATCCTGTGCGGTCGTTTCGAAGGCTTCGACGAGCGCATTTTCGAGGCTTTTCCGCAGGTCGAGCAGGTGTCGCTGGCGGACATCGTCCTCTCGGGCGGAGAGCCCGCCGCGCTGGCGATTCTCGACGCTTGCATTCGCCTGCTTCCGGGGGTAATGGGCGCGCCCACAAGCGGGCACGAGGAGTCGTTCGAGGACGGTCTCCTGGAATACCCGCAATATACCCGACCTCAGGAATGGGAAGGGCGCACGATCCCTGAAGTGCTGCGATCGGGGGATCATGCGAAAATCGCTGCTTGGCGCAAGGCAAGGAGCGAAGAAGACACTCGGTTACGCAGGCCGGACCTTTGGGAGCGTTACAGTGACGCTCGGGACCGACCTGCCTCTGGCGCGCGGCGAAAAGACTAA
- a CDS encoding TIGR04222 domain-containing membrane protein, with protein sequence MISGFSAYSGSEFLMFFGTLMAMAIIAGWWLPNFLRAEGRDQRVSDPGELAFLAGGPKRYTEATLAWLLGRGEIEDGSENKLRVVRQGGTTPGERALTAKVGEFGITEAYTTLKPYLQDIKQSLAGRELMMDSGSRWTMRLIGTVPYLVVLTIGWYRKEAGQALGEPTGFLSTMLFITLVLAVWRFAVLDPRTRAGQRAVKEVQDQSIRLKTAPTDGELGLGVALFGTAILAGTPFAQLHSMRQAASSGPDGGYSSDSGSSSDGGGDGGCGGGCGGCGG encoded by the coding sequence ATGATCTCCGGCTTTTCCGCATATTCCGGCAGCGAATTCCTGATGTTCTTCGGGACATTGATGGCGATGGCGATCATCGCGGGTTGGTGGCTGCCGAACTTCCTGAGGGCTGAAGGGCGCGACCAACGGGTCAGCGATCCCGGCGAACTCGCTTTCCTAGCCGGTGGCCCCAAGCGCTATACCGAGGCCACTCTCGCCTGGTTGCTGGGCAGAGGGGAAATTGAGGACGGAAGCGAAAACAAGCTGCGGGTGGTGCGTCAGGGCGGGACCACTCCGGGCGAGCGGGCGCTGACGGCGAAGGTTGGCGAGTTCGGGATCACCGAGGCTTACACGACGCTCAAGCCATACCTGCAGGACATCAAGCAGAGCCTCGCGGGCCGCGAGCTTATGATGGACAGCGGCAGCCGCTGGACGATGCGTCTGATCGGCACTGTGCCCTATCTCGTGGTCCTCACCATCGGCTGGTACCGCAAGGAGGCGGGTCAGGCACTGGGCGAACCGACCGGCTTTCTCTCGACAATGCTTTTCATCACCCTGGTCCTCGCCGTGTGGCGGTTTGCCGTCCTCGATCCCCGTACGCGCGCAGGACAGCGGGCAGTAAAGGAAGTGCAGGACCAGTCGATCCGATTGAAGACCGCGCCCACGGATGGGGAACTCGGCCTCGGGGTCGCGCTGTTCGGTACCGCGATCCTTGCCGGCACACCCTTTGCCCAACTCCATTCGATGCGCCAGGCGGCCAGCTCCGGTCCGGACGGTGGCTATTCCTCCGACAGCGGAAGCAGCAGCGACGGTGGAGGCGATGGAGGGTGCGGGGGCGGCTGCGGCGGCTGTGGCGGTTAG
- a CDS encoding aspartate-semialdehyde dehydrogenase, producing MGYRVAVVGATGNVGREMMMVLAEREFPCDEVAAVASSRSVGSEVEFGDTGKMLKCQNIEHFDWNGWDIALFAAGSGPAKEYAPKAAAAGCVVIDNSSLFRMDPDVPLIVPEVNPHAIHDYKKRNIIANPNCSTAQLVVALKPLHDAATIKRVVVSTYQSVSGAGKAGMDELFEQSRNIFVGDPVEPVKFTKQIAFNVIPHIDVFIDDGSTKEEWKMVVETKKILDPKIKLTATCVRVPVFVGHSEAVSIEFENELGAEQAMEILREAPGVMLVDKREDGGYVTPIEAAGDSATYVSRVREDPTVENGLNLWCVSDNLRKGAALNAVQIAELLGRECLKKG from the coding sequence TTGGGCTATCGTGTTGCCGTGGTCGGCGCGACCGGGAATGTCGGACGCGAAATGATGATGGTGCTCGCCGAGCGCGAGTTTCCCTGTGACGAGGTGGCAGCTGTCGCCTCGAGCCGATCGGTCGGCTCGGAAGTCGAATTCGGCGACACCGGCAAGATGCTCAAATGCCAGAACATCGAGCACTTCGACTGGAATGGCTGGGACATCGCCCTGTTTGCGGCGGGCAGCGGTCCGGCGAAGGAATACGCGCCCAAGGCTGCGGCTGCCGGATGCGTGGTCATCGACAACAGCTCGCTGTTCCGCATGGATCCCGACGTGCCGCTGATCGTGCCGGAAGTGAATCCGCACGCCATCCACGACTACAAGAAGCGCAACATCATCGCCAATCCCAACTGCTCGACCGCGCAGCTGGTCGTCGCGCTGAAGCCGCTGCACGATGCGGCGACGATCAAGCGCGTGGTCGTCTCAACCTATCAGTCGGTTTCCGGCGCGGGCAAGGCGGGGATGGACGAGCTGTTCGAGCAGAGCCGCAACATCTTCGTCGGCGATCCGGTAGAGCCGGTGAAATTCACCAAGCAGATCGCCTTCAACGTCATCCCGCACATCGACGTCTTCATCGACGATGGGTCGACCAAGGAAGAGTGGAAGATGGTGGTCGAGACCAAGAAAATCCTCGATCCCAAGATCAAGCTCACCGCCACCTGCGTGCGCGTGCCGGTGTTCGTTGGCCACTCCGAAGCCGTCAGCATCGAGTTCGAGAACGAACTGGGCGCCGAACAGGCGATGGAAATCCTGCGCGAGGCGCCGGGCGTCATGCTCGTCGACAAGCGCGAAGACGGCGGATACGTGACCCCGATCGAAGCGGCTGGCGACAGCGCGACCTATGTTTCGCGCGTGCGCGAGGATCCGACGGTCGAGAACGGGCTCAACCTGTGGTGCGTCTCCGACAATTTGCGCAAAGGCGCGGCGCTGAACGCGGTGCAGATCGCGGAGCTTCTCGGGCGCGAGTGCCTCAAGAAGGGCTGA
- a CDS encoding DHA2 family efflux MFS transporter permease subunit yields the protein MATRAIPSGSGAPAAPAADVAQLPVDNPGVLVIGIMGASLLQILDTTIANVAIPHMRTSLGATTETITWVLTSYIVASAVALPITGWLSDRIGGRRLFIGSVFAFIVTSMLCGIAQNLEEMVLFRALQGISGAFIAPLSQAFMLDTNKPSKHAQMMALWGMGIMIGPILGPVLGGWLTEQANWRWVFYVNLPIGILSLAILMAYLPHREIEKRPFDLAGFAFVGIALASFQMLLDRGQTLDWYDSYEIWMWTFLFISATWMAVIHLNTAKMPLFDRALFADRNFAIAMGFMLAIGVVMFATMALLPPMLQQLMGYDVIDTGLVLMPRGIGVLISMQFAGMAMRRNFDPRPVVATGFIICAISLYEMAQWSLGVDRLHIVASGLVQGLGMGLVFIPLNVSAFGTLPPRLRTDGSSLLNLFRSLGASAGISLTTVMLARNLQTAHADIASEVTGASVSSVIDVSTVDRYQNLGEVALRMLDLEANRQAAMVAYIDDFWMMMWITLAAVPLAFIMRRPKPMGAPLPPPGE from the coding sequence ATGGCAACTCGTGCCATCCCCTCGGGATCGGGCGCACCAGCAGCCCCTGCGGCTGACGTGGCCCAACTGCCCGTCGACAATCCCGGCGTGCTGGTAATCGGGATCATGGGGGCATCGCTTCTCCAGATCCTCGACACGACCATCGCCAACGTCGCGATCCCCCACATGCGCACCAGCCTGGGCGCGACTACCGAGACAATCACCTGGGTGTTGACGAGCTATATCGTCGCCAGCGCCGTGGCCCTGCCCATCACCGGATGGCTGTCGGACCGCATCGGCGGACGCCGGCTGTTCATCGGGTCGGTTTTCGCGTTCATCGTCACATCGATGCTGTGCGGGATCGCGCAGAACCTCGAGGAAATGGTGCTGTTCCGGGCCCTGCAGGGCATCTCGGGCGCGTTCATCGCGCCCTTGAGCCAGGCCTTCATGCTCGACACCAACAAGCCCAGTAAACACGCTCAAATGATGGCCCTGTGGGGCATGGGCATCATGATCGGCCCCATTCTGGGACCAGTGTTGGGTGGTTGGCTGACCGAGCAGGCAAACTGGCGCTGGGTGTTCTACGTCAACCTGCCCATCGGTATCCTGAGCCTGGCAATCCTGATGGCGTACCTGCCTCACCGGGAGATTGAAAAGCGCCCCTTCGACCTCGCCGGCTTCGCGTTCGTCGGCATCGCGCTAGCCAGTTTCCAGATGCTTCTCGATCGCGGACAGACGCTCGACTGGTACGACAGTTACGAAATCTGGATGTGGACCTTCCTGTTCATCTCGGCGACCTGGATGGCGGTAATCCACCTCAACACTGCGAAGATGCCGCTGTTCGACCGGGCACTGTTCGCCGATCGGAACTTCGCCATTGCGATGGGCTTCATGCTTGCCATCGGAGTCGTCATGTTCGCGACAATGGCCCTTCTGCCGCCCATGCTGCAGCAGCTGATGGGTTATGACGTGATCGATACCGGACTGGTGTTGATGCCGCGCGGGATCGGCGTGCTCATCTCGATGCAGTTTGCCGGAATGGCGATGCGAAGGAACTTCGATCCCCGTCCGGTTGTCGCGACCGGCTTTATCATCTGCGCAATCTCTCTGTACGAGATGGCCCAGTGGTCGTTGGGCGTTGATCGCCTTCACATCGTCGCGTCGGGTCTCGTGCAGGGGCTCGGCATGGGTCTCGTCTTCATCCCGCTCAATGTCAGCGCGTTTGGCACCCTGCCACCACGCCTGCGGACCGACGGTTCGAGCTTGCTCAATCTGTTCCGCTCGCTCGGCGCATCGGCGGGCATCTCGCTGACCACAGTCATGCTGGCGCGAAATCTGCAGACTGCCCATGCTGACATCGCATCCGAAGTGACGGGAGCTTCGGTGTCCAGCGTGATCGATGTGAGCACGGTCGACCGCTACCAGAACCTCGGCGAAGTGGCGTTGCGCATGCTCGACCTGGAAGCCAATCGTCAGGCCGCGATGGTCGCCTATATCGACGATTTCTGGATGATGATGTGGATCACGCTGGCGGCTGTCCCGCTTGCCTTCATAATGCGGCGACCAAAGCCGATGGGAGCACCCTTGCCTCCACCCGGCGAGTGA
- a CDS encoding 2-hydroxychromene-2-carboxylate isomerase — translation MTLTADLFFSFRSPYSYLSSGRYRAMSEEYDVDIALRPVYPLAVRQPDFFERNHPNWLGYTMRDMIRVAQFHSIPFGAPRPDPIIQNVMTREIAAEQPYIRRVTRMGQAAARRGKGLVFAAEAGRMIWGGQENWHEGDHLATALERAGLDATEIEVEVASEAEALDAEIAANQAALEAAGHWGVPTLVFEGEPFFGQDRIDMVKWRMEQRGLARR, via the coding sequence ATGACGCTCACTGCCGATCTCTTTTTCAGCTTCCGATCGCCCTACAGCTACCTTTCGAGCGGCAGGTACCGTGCCATGTCGGAGGAATATGACGTCGATATCGCGCTGCGTCCGGTCTATCCGCTAGCAGTGCGCCAGCCCGATTTCTTCGAGCGCAATCATCCCAACTGGCTCGGTTACACCATGCGCGACATGATCCGTGTGGCGCAGTTCCACAGCATCCCCTTCGGTGCGCCGCGACCCGATCCAATCATTCAGAACGTGATGACGCGGGAAATTGCAGCCGAGCAGCCTTACATCCGTCGTGTCACGCGGATGGGGCAGGCGGCAGCGAGGCGGGGCAAGGGGCTCGTATTCGCAGCCGAGGCCGGGCGGATGATATGGGGTGGGCAAGAGAACTGGCACGAGGGTGACCATCTTGCGACGGCTTTGGAGCGTGCCGGTCTCGATGCGACCGAAATCGAAGTCGAGGTCGCGAGCGAGGCCGAGGCGCTCGATGCGGAAATCGCGGCCAACCAGGCCGCGCTCGAAGCGGCAGGTCACTGGGGCGTACCGACCCTTGTCTTCGAGGGGGAGCCGTTCTTCGGACAGGATCGTATCGACATGGTCAAATGGCGCATGGAGCAGAGAGGTCTGGC
- a CDS encoding MarR family winged helix-turn-helix transcriptional regulator, which produces METNLGYLLSDSGRLLRKTFDERVRSLGLTAVQARLLLSLFKFPDNNQAFYAERIEVEPITLTRLVDRMEEAGWIERVPDPTDRRARLLHLTAKSREIVEPLRVIVNGLVEDMAEGLSSGERETLAELLEKVSANLSAEREFKDVANG; this is translated from the coding sequence ATGGAAACCAATCTCGGATATCTTCTTTCTGACAGCGGTCGATTGCTGCGCAAGACATTCGACGAACGTGTGCGGAGCCTCGGCCTGACTGCCGTGCAGGCGCGCTTACTGCTCAGCCTGTTCAAATTTCCCGACAACAACCAGGCCTTCTATGCCGAACGGATCGAGGTCGAGCCGATCACACTCACCCGTCTCGTAGACCGCATGGAAGAAGCGGGGTGGATCGAGCGCGTGCCCGATCCGACCGATCGGCGGGCTCGCCTGCTCCACCTCACTGCGAAAAGCCGGGAAATCGTCGAGCCCTTGCGGGTTATCGTCAACGGCCTGGTCGAGGACATGGCCGAGGGCCTTTCCAGTGGCGAGCGCGAGACGCTGGCCGAACTGCTCGAGAAAGTTTCGGCCAATCTGTCGGCCGAACGTGAATTCAAGGACGTCGCAAATGGCTGA
- a CDS encoding S9 family peptidase gives MELTFERVFASPSLDGPAPRKAKLSPDGRYLTLLRNRAEDKERYDLWAYDRETMAWSMLVDSEKLGSGRELSEDEKMQRERARVGNLKGIIDYQWTSDGKGILVPLDGDLILARLDGEIVRLTDTEESELNPGVSDTGRYVSFVRDRQLWVGEIGKDAAPVTPKEGEDIRWGEAEFVAQEEMARLSGYWWSPDDKRLVVERFDESMVGVVTRAAIGAMGTKVYEQRYPVAGSANAVVELYVMDPDGQNRVKVDLGENTDIYLARVDWSPDGEALYVQRQNREQTVLDMLKVDPATGKTSVLFTEHAAMKDYWINLSDNYKWLADRSLLWWSERDGYGHLYLFRKGKWTQLTKGEWVVTDLVGIDQKKGLAFFRGTKDSVLAPQIYSIPLTGGKPARLTDPAFSNAASMDKNGQTLLVTRSNDDTPPQSFLADQNGQRIAWIEENALDASHPYAPYLASHRPVQYGTIPAADGTPLHWEMVTPEMAPGKRYPVYFYHYGGPGPQIVSKAWDGALRQAIVDGGYIWFALDNRGSANRGVRFEQPIYRAMGGVEVADQKAGGEYLKTLPFVDPDKIAIDGWSYGGYMTLKMLEADPGLYAAGISGAPVTKWELYDTHYTERYMGTPEKDGAAYAKSSALADAVKITDPLLVIHGMADDNVVFENATAVIAEMQAANVPFEMMLYPGYTHRVAGEKISPHRYNTVFRFLEAHGVTPPE, from the coding sequence ATGGAGCTGACCTTCGAACGCGTCTTTGCCTCGCCCTCGCTCGACGGGCCGGCCCCGCGCAAGGCTAAGCTGTCGCCCGACGGACGCTATCTGACCCTCCTGCGCAACCGGGCCGAGGATAAGGAACGCTACGACCTGTGGGCCTATGACCGCGAGACCATGGCGTGGTCGATGCTGGTCGACAGCGAGAAATTGGGATCGGGCCGCGAACTCAGCGAAGACGAGAAGATGCAGCGCGAGCGCGCGCGGGTCGGCAACCTCAAGGGCATCATCGACTACCAGTGGACGTCCGACGGCAAGGGCATACTGGTGCCACTCGACGGCGACCTCATCCTCGCTCGGCTCGATGGCGAGATCGTCCGCCTGACCGATACGGAGGAGAGCGAACTCAATCCCGGGGTCAGCGACACCGGGCGCTATGTGTCATTCGTGCGCGACCGCCAGCTGTGGGTCGGCGAGATCGGCAAGGATGCCGCGCCGGTAACGCCGAAGGAAGGCGAGGACATTCGCTGGGGTGAAGCGGAATTCGTCGCGCAAGAGGAAATGGCACGCCTGTCGGGCTACTGGTGGTCACCCGATGACAAGCGCCTCGTAGTCGAGCGGTTCGACGAGAGCATGGTCGGTGTCGTCACGCGCGCAGCGATCGGCGCAATGGGGACCAAGGTTTACGAGCAGCGCTATCCTGTCGCAGGCAGCGCCAACGCGGTGGTCGAACTCTATGTGATGGATCCCGATGGTCAGAACCGAGTGAAGGTCGACCTTGGCGAAAATACCGACATCTACCTCGCCCGGGTCGATTGGTCGCCTGATGGCGAAGCACTCTACGTCCAGCGCCAGAACCGCGAGCAGACCGTTCTCGACATGCTCAAGGTCGATCCGGCGACCGGCAAGACCAGCGTGTTGTTCACCGAACACGCGGCGATGAAGGACTACTGGATCAACCTCAGCGACAACTACAAATGGCTCGCTGACCGATCGCTGCTGTGGTGGTCCGAACGCGACGGATACGGACACCTCTACTTGTTCCGTAAAGGCAAGTGGACGCAGTTGACCAAGGGCGAGTGGGTCGTGACCGACCTTGTCGGGATCGACCAGAAGAAGGGCCTCGCGTTCTTTCGCGGAACCAAGGACTCGGTGTTGGCGCCGCAGATCTACTCGATTCCCCTGACTGGCGGGAAACCGGCTCGGCTGACCGACCCGGCGTTCTCGAATGCAGCGAGCATGGACAAGAACGGGCAGACGCTGTTGGTCACACGATCGAACGACGACACTCCGCCGCAGAGCTTCCTGGCCGACCAGAACGGGCAGCGTATCGCCTGGATCGAGGAGAATGCGCTCGACGCCTCGCACCCCTACGCCCCCTACCTCGCCAGCCACAGGCCGGTGCAATATGGCACCATTCCAGCCGCTGACGGCACCCCGCTCCATTGGGAGATGGTCACGCCCGAGATGGCGCCCGGCAAACGCTACCCGGTCTATTTCTATCACTATGGCGGACCGGGGCCGCAGATCGTCAGCAAGGCATGGGACGGTGCGCTGCGGCAGGCGATAGTCGACGGGGGTTACATCTGGTTTGCGCTCGACAACCGCGGCAGCGCCAATCGCGGCGTCAGGTTCGAACAGCCGATCTATCGCGCCATGGGCGGGGTCGAGGTCGCCGACCAGAAGGCGGGGGGCGAGTACTTGAAGACGCTCCCCTTCGTCGATCCCGACAAGATCGCCATCGATGGCTGGTCATACGGCGGATACATGACGCTCAAGATGCTGGAGGCCGATCCGGGCCTCTACGCCGCAGGCATCAGCGGCGCCCCAGTGACCAAGTGGGAGCTCTATGACACCCATTATACCGAGCGCTACATGGGGACGCCGGAAAAGGACGGAGCAGCCTATGCCAAGTCCTCGGCGCTGGCGGATGCGGTCAAGATCACCGACCCGCTGCTCGTCATCCATGGCATGGCCGACGACAATGTCGTGTTCGAGAACGCTACGGCGGTCATTGCCGAAATGCAGGCCGCCAACGTCCCGTTCGAAATGATGCTCTATCCCGGGTATACTCACCGTGTCGCCGGCGAGAAGATTTCGCCGCACCGCTATAACACGGTATTTCGTTTCCTCGAGGCGCATGGGGTTACCCCGCCCGAGTAG
- the rplS gene encoding 50S ribosomal protein L19 — protein sequence MNLIQQLEAEAIENLGKDIPEFRAGDTVRVGVKVVEGTRERVQNFEGVVIARSNRGMGSNFTVRKMSFGEGVERVFPLYSPIVDSITVVRRGVVRRAKLYYLRGRTGKRARIAERKVNAPKA from the coding sequence ATGAACCTCATTCAGCAGCTCGAGGCGGAAGCCATCGAGAACCTCGGGAAGGACATTCCCGAATTCCGCGCCGGTGACACCGTGCGCGTCGGCGTGAAGGTTGTCGAAGGCACCCGTGAGCGCGTCCAGAATTTCGAAGGCGTTGTCATTGCCCGCTCGAACCGCGGCATGGGCAGCAACTTCACTGTCCGCAAGATGAGCTTCGGTGAAGGCGTGGAACGCGTGTTCCCGCTCTACTCGCCGATCGTCGACAGCATCACCGTGGTCCGCCGCGGCGTCGTGCGTCGCGCCAAGCTCTATTACCTGCGTGGCCGCACCGGCAAGCGCGCTCGTATCGCCGAGCGCAAGGTCAACGCGCCCAAGGCGTAA
- a CDS encoding dimethylarginine dimethylaminohydrolase family protein, which yields MTQGLRDGDHDGPAYDDVLREHTAYAAALRSLGLAVEILEPLEDYPDSIFVEDPALVFGEGAILLNSGAPSRAGEVAEIAPTLERLFPQVLSLIEGHVDGGDVLVTPGEVLIGLSARTDQTGAEALIVALAQLGRKGRVVATPAGVLHFKTGCGLIEEETVAVVAELDDDALFGGMRRVIVPAEEAAGANLLRVRDTVLVGEEFPRIRDLVEAHGVTTMALPVSAIGKIDAGLSCMSLRWLAT from the coding sequence GTGACGCAGGGGCTGCGTGACGGTGACCACGACGGCCCTGCCTATGACGATGTCTTGCGCGAGCATACGGCTTACGCCGCAGCGCTGCGCTCGCTCGGCCTTGCCGTCGAGATACTCGAGCCGCTCGAAGATTATCCGGATTCGATCTTCGTCGAGGACCCGGCGCTGGTGTTCGGCGAAGGCGCGATCCTGCTCAATTCAGGAGCGCCGAGCAGGGCCGGCGAAGTCGCCGAGATCGCACCGACGCTCGAAAGACTTTTCCCGCAAGTCCTTAGCTTGATCGAAGGCCATGTCGATGGTGGCGACGTGCTCGTTACGCCCGGCGAAGTGTTGATCGGCCTATCTGCTCGGACCGATCAGACGGGAGCCGAGGCGCTGATCGTGGCGCTGGCGCAGTTGGGTCGAAAGGGAAGGGTGGTCGCAACGCCTGCTGGAGTGCTGCATTTCAAGACGGGTTGCGGGCTCATCGAAGAGGAAACCGTCGCTGTCGTTGCCGAACTCGACGACGACGCCCTGTTCGGTGGCATGCGGCGGGTGATTGTCCCCGCTGAGGAAGCAGCGGGTGCGAACCTCCTCAGAGTGAGGGACACGGTCCTGGTGGGTGAGGAATTTCCCCGGATCAGAGATTTGGTCGAGGCGCACGGCGTGACCACCATGGCGCTCCCCGTTTCCGCAATCGGCAAGATCGACGCGGGCTTGTCATGCATGTCGCTGCGTTGGCTGGCGACTTGA
- a CDS encoding HlyD family secretion protein, producing MAEADPQIQGETNTVIVEDYVATDKPKRKWGRLALMLSVPLVLLVAGGFYWLSLQGQVSTDNAYIQQDKVSISSQVGGEIVEVMVKEGDSVKTGDLLFRIDPEPYRLQIAQADAAIATAQANVTALSNSADLSGADIAAAREDIAFAQANFRRKDELFNRGFLTKTEHDAAQHAVNQAREQLRQAEARQQAAGAKLATGSAVPGENPQVATGKAQRAVAQLQLRRTEVRAPAAGRIAQADRLQAGQQVVQGLPVLTLVADGSSYVEANFKETDLANMQVGQPAEVEFDAYPGLKLKGHVASIGAGTGSEFSVIPAQNATGNWVKVTQRVPVRIAIDETSPRPLIAGLSTEVTVFTDGKKH from the coding sequence ATGGCTGAGGCCGATCCGCAGATCCAGGGTGAGACCAATACGGTCATCGTCGAGGACTATGTTGCCACCGACAAGCCCAAGCGCAAATGGGGCCGCCTGGCCCTGATGCTCAGCGTTCCCTTGGTGCTGCTAGTCGCGGGAGGCTTCTATTGGCTTTCGCTGCAGGGCCAGGTCAGCACCGACAACGCCTATATCCAGCAGGACAAGGTATCGATCAGTTCGCAAGTCGGCGGCGAGATTGTCGAGGTGATGGTCAAGGAAGGCGACAGCGTTAAGACTGGCGACCTGCTTTTCCGTATCGATCCCGAGCCCTATCGCCTCCAGATCGCGCAGGCCGATGCCGCCATCGCAACTGCGCAGGCCAATGTGACCGCGCTGTCGAATTCGGCCGACCTCTCGGGCGCAGACATTGCGGCCGCACGCGAGGACATCGCTTTTGCGCAAGCGAATTTCCGCCGCAAGGACGAGTTGTTCAACCGTGGCTTCCTGACCAAGACCGAACACGATGCGGCCCAGCACGCAGTAAACCAGGCGCGCGAGCAACTGCGCCAGGCCGAAGCGCGGCAGCAGGCCGCTGGCGCCAAGCTCGCAACCGGCTCGGCTGTCCCGGGCGAGAACCCGCAGGTCGCCACGGGCAAGGCACAGCGGGCGGTTGCCCAGCTCCAGCTACGCCGGACAGAGGTTCGCGCCCCCGCTGCTGGCCGTATCGCGCAAGCCGACCGGCTCCAGGCCGGACAACAGGTCGTCCAGGGCCTGCCTGTGCTGACGCTGGTCGCCGACGGCAGCAGCTATGTGGAAGCCAATTTCAAGGAAACCGACCTAGCCAACATGCAGGTGGGACAGCCTGCCGAAGTTGAGTTCGACGCCTATCCGGGCCTCAAGCTGAAGGGTCACGTCGCCTCGATCGGTGCAGGCACCGGTAGCGAATTCTCCGTCATCCCGGCGCAGAACGCCACGGGTAACTGGGTCAAGGTCACCCAGCGTGTTCCCGTGCGGATCGCCATCGACGAGACGAGCCCGCGCCCCCTGATCGCGGGCCTGTCGACCGAGGTTACCGTCTTCACCGACGGCAAGAAGCACTAA